The Sporosarcina ureae genomic sequence CCTTCGATCTCTGTCGATAATTCAAAGAACCTCTTTGGTCCGTCTAATAAATGATAAATGATAATTCCCATCCAACGCTTCCCGATAAATTCGATTGTGTTATGGAAACTATCGCAGCTTTTTTGACCTTTAGGATTTAACGACTGAACAAACTCTTCATTTTTCTTCATTAGCAAAACCCCAATCCTATACTCCTTTCACTTTATCACATCTAGGTTTGACAAACAAGCTTACTAATAGTAATCTTATAAAGAACTTACTATTAGTAAGTAGTTGTCAATATATTTTAAGGGAGTTTGTCATTATGTCACAAAATTACGAAGAATTACTAGAAGTTATGCAAGCACGGAAATCTGTTAGAAAGTTCGATCCGAACTATACAATCGATAAAAACGATATTACGTCTATGCTGGAGGAGGCGATTTCCGCTCCTTCCTCAAGCAACTTACAGCCATGGCGTTTTCTTGTTATACAAGATCAAGAGTTAAAAAAGAAAATCAATCGCTTTTCATTCAATCAAGAACAAATCGAAACTGCATCCGCTATTATCGCCGTCATCGGTGATACAGAAATGTACCACAACATTGATGAGATCTATCTTTCCAATTTAGCTGCAGGAAATATAGATGAAGAGAATGTGCAGATTCAGATTCAAAATGCTAAAGCAGCTTATCCGAATGCTCCACTTGAAGTGAGACGTAATATCGCGACGTTTGATGCGGGTTTAGTTTCTATGCAGCTCATGTTGATTGCTAAGGCAAGAGGGTTCGATACTGTACCGATGGGTGGGTTTGATAAGCAACAATTTGCTGAGTCATTTGAACTTGAGTCACGCTACGAGCCACTAGTACTGATCGCGCTTGGAAAAGCTGCTTCACCTGCTTACGGTTCTACGCGTCTTCCTATTGATGCGATTACTACTTATTTGTAATAGCGTTGGATATGGGGTTTTTGTTCCGAAGCGTATCAATGGGAACTTTAATCCGCAATCACTATACAATGTTCAATATTAAAATTAATCGATGCAAAAGAGGATGTTATAGAAGTGTTACTACTTCTATAACATCCTCTTATTTACGCTCACTCCTGAACGCAAGCTCGCTCAATAGTTACCGCACAACTCATCTCGTCGTACTTACCATACGCCGCGTGATAGGTTGGCCCCACACCTTGTTTGAATGTCAGGGAATGGCGAATGCCTGCCGTAATGAACTTCTTCGCTTCAATCACGGCAGCTTGCACCGTTTGTCCCTTTGCCAAACCTGCCACAATGGCAGCAGAGTAACTGCAACCTGCACCATTCGTATTCAGCGTATCAATTCTTGGAGCTTCGAGTAGGTAAAACTGTTCGCCGTCATACAACACATCCACTGCCGGTCCATCCAACCTTCCACCTTTCACTAATACGAACTTCGGTCCAAATTCAAATAACCGACGTGCAGCCTCTTTTAGATCCACTACAGATGTCAACTCCATTCCACCCAATAAGTAAGAAGCTTCAGGCATATTTGGCGTAATAATCGTGGCAAGAGGAATCAATTGATTTTGCATCGCTTTCATTGCATCGTCTTTCAATAACGCAGAGCCCATCTTTCCGATCATCACTGGATCTACTACTATATGTTGAATGTCCGATTGCTGTATCCATTTCGTTACATTGAGAATAATTTCTTTTGTAAACAACATACCCGTCTTCATTGCATCTATACCGATATCTTCTTCTATCGTCACCAATTGCGCTTCGATCGCTTCCCAAGATTGAGGAAATATACTTTGTCCAGTACGTGGGTTTCTTGCCACAATCGCTGTGACTGCTGTTGTACCGAATACATCAAACTCCTGGAATGTTTTCAAATCTGCT encodes the following:
- a CDS encoding nitroreductase family protein, with amino-acid sequence MSQNYEELLEVMQARKSVRKFDPNYTIDKNDITSMLEEAISAPSSSNLQPWRFLVIQDQELKKKINRFSFNQEQIETASAIIAVIGDTEMYHNIDEIYLSNLAAGNIDEENVQIQIQNAKAAYPNAPLEVRRNIATFDAGLVSMQLMLIAKARGFDTVPMGGFDKQQFAESFELESRYEPLVLIALGKAASPAYGSTRLPIDAITTYL
- the thiD gene encoding bifunctional hydroxymethylpyrimidine kinase/phosphomethylpyrimidine kinase — protein: MIKRALTIAGSAARGGAGIQADLKTFQEFDVFGTTAVTAIVARNPRTGQSIFPQSWEAIEAQLVTIEEDIGIDAMKTGMLFTKEIILNVTKWIQQSDIQHIVVDPVMIGKMGSALLKDDAMKAMQNQLIPLATIITPNMPEASYLLGGMELTSVVDLKEAARRLFEFGPKFVLVKGGRLDGPAVDVLYDGEQFYLLEAPRIDTLNTNGAGCSYSAAIVAGLAKGQTVQAAVIEAKKFITAGIRHSLTFKQGVGPTYHAAYGKYDEMSCAVTIERACVQE